In the genome of Pseudoalteromonas rubra, one region contains:
- a CDS encoding non-ribosomal peptide synthetase, protein MKPQQLVSLLQDKLILVSASDGALVVEAEKGAVTAEIAQLIRDNKTQLLAYLSDSEAQPKREAVTPRAEQYQTLAPLSFSQRRLWFIDQLQQGSAQYNMPALMTVTGELDLAVAERACQAIIRRHEILRTVVVDGENGARQHIRDEVTFAIAQSDLTTLEASARSAQLEALIEEELNTPFDLTQDVMMRARYILLADPGSAQQDGMLLFNMHHIASDGWSIELLSQEFLTLYRAFAQGAENPLPELAIQYADYALWQQTWLQENVLESQLSYWQETLADAPSVHSLPLKQARPEEKQSAAGCQSFCLNSTLSQQLTTVAQRNEMSPFMLVHSALSWVLAQHSNQQDILIGTPVANRLQSELEPLIGFFVNNLVLRTQTQHATLGDYFAHVREVHRDAQDNQDVPFEQLVERLNVERSLSHDPLFQIMLSMDSDFGVSDQSDVGLDGLRFGQYEREIVSLKYDIDIDITPQDGGYVLRWTYDLALFDADYIATLNRHLIRAIHLFSNSLASTALAQLSLMDTQEQQAYLTDLCGPSVALSAVPVHQLIETRAAQCDARIAVKNHEGTLSYQQLNERANQLAHYLRAEHQVGPDTLVGLCVGRSLEMMVAVLAILKAGGAYVPLDPEYPQERLAYMVEDTGLSVVLTQQKAAGILNDFNVTAVLLDNASQFANYPVSNPDVTLNPDSLAYVMYTSGSTGNPKGVMISHHNLINFAANCEQRYEITEADNVLQFSTMNFDIFVEEWLATLTQGATLVLRDEDVSLSREAFIAFCDSHAISVASLPTAFWHMLALSEAELESLALRLVIVGGEALDKQSVASLKPGFVLLNTYGPTETTVTASGYAISGGYDDPRAVPIGRANVNTATLVLSEQLTLCPPGVVGELYVSGQCLASGYLHQSELTAERFIDNPYCDPANPALSARLYKTGDLVRIGVDGEIEFVGRSDDQVKIRGFRVELGEIETQLMSYAEVESAVVLAEAGKQGGKVLRAFVKAESEQTNDLIDALQQHLSGNLPDYMVPSAYSFVNQWPLTANGKLDKRALLALPAKTVEQPYQAPQTDAEKMVVDIVASLLSLDVDKVGVHANFFALGGHSLLIMQLVSQLRARQYQADVQALFRAHTLQDMARQVWALGSEESSCVPANLIPADCSKITPQMVTLTELDEQQLTDIAQTIPGGMVNIQDIYPLAPLQEGVLFVHTMSEGQDPYVTSTTFEFDSRESLERFKWALNTLIARHDVLRTAILWRNRTTALQVVQREVALPVTELDFSGEADVRAAFSAHVAEQPLWIELENAPLLQLSVCEDAAQGKHYALLCEHHLISDHVSLEILVHELTALLHGNEASLAEPVPYREFVGRTLARTASLDTEAFFTQMLGEVSEPTLPYGLTDVLNDGSGIETVHVTLDDAQAQRIRRLTRQYHSSPAALFHLVWAKVLGVCSGQSEVVFGTVLSGRMSDDGLSSQLMGMMINTLPLRVSLSEQDAMSLLAQINDDLRALMPYEQVSLAEAQRCSGVSGQLPLFSAMLNYRHSATEESQLEQDAGFRVISSEERTNYPFNLSVDDFGDGFGFELQVDKRAPAARIAQYLQVTLTQVLDLLDSQSSTAVQSLCVLDEAERQQQLHNWNDTALDYPRELCIHELFEQQAATTPEQIALCFGEQTLSYGELNSRANQLAHYLRAEHNIGPDSLVGLCVERSLEMVIGIWGILKAGGAYVPLDPELPPARLAYLVEDANAAVVLSTAVVAGRVSLGEASVTRLDEFDFSAYPDTNIAVSDIGLNARNLAYTIYTSGSTGLPKGVLVEHQALHNRIDWMDNEYGCGPDDRILQKTPYSFDVSVWEFVWPMLKGAELVIAKPGGHKEPEYLSELIVAAGITKLHFVPSMLGVMLEHGDLARCTSINQVFCSGEALQISHVEQFRASLPSAQLHNLYGPTEAAIDVSYWDCSQPHGSSVPIGKPIQNIQLVILDEALNLLPQGACGELHIGGEGLARGYHNRPELTAERFIDNPFEDTLPSSRLYKTGDLVRFRDDGAIEYMGRMDHQVKIRGLRIELGEIEYHIGEHHEVDSALVMALSDTQGNQRLVAYVKPLTEQVQAAQQTLIASIVETLGLSLAEYMIPTSFVLIDEWPQTPNGKIDRKALPAPEHADLSSDYVAPQGDTERTLAAIWADVLNLPVEQISRDANFFALGGHSLLVMQLLSRVKQLGYQCQAQALFKAGSLSVMAAHLDAQPQVEFEFSVPQNLIPEQASTITPDMLPLIELTQDSIDSLIAQVPGGAANVQDMYPLAPLQEGVLFVHTLNQQHDPYVSTMAFELADDSQLAQLKAELNFVIQRHDVLRTAIFWRGRAQAVQVVLREAQLPVSELAFERAKIKAQFEDYVANAAHGFELESAPLIQLMVSPQDEQGRIYALLKFHHLITDHVSLEILLSELGAQNKAELPAPLPYRDFIARSMAQSTKLDTAAFFTEQLGDIDTPTLPFGLSQVTGDGNAVAEYSTTLDMALSQQIRALSRHLQCSPAALFHLAWAQVLSTSTGRDEVVFGTVMSGRMNGMPGIENMMGMLINTLPLRVSLGQQSAQDALREVNDALQALLPYEQVSLAEAQSHSAISGNTPLFSAILNYRHTGHDAAQEQAASHRDEGAPSLLSTRERTNYPFDLSVNDLGEQASFTLDFQIEQTVEATRIADWMETALHGLVNALQDNSNQPVSTLTVLPPAEIALQDTWQSERANYPRLSCIHELFELQAAATPNEVAVQLNDQMLSYGELNARANQLALYLRETHQIGAGALVGLCLGRSVEMLVATLAILKAGGAYVPLDPTYPESRLAYMLEDTQLTVVLTEQAQHEVLAFSSVAKITLDTIDAPWSALSVLDLPRAEGLTAQSIAYVIYTSGSTGTPKGVMTPHRAVNRLVYDPNFMALNNQTVFLQSANIAFDAATLEIWGPLLNGGRCVLYPETYLSLDGINKVLSSQGITAMWLTSGLFTEWSKVCGELEADTLALQTVLAGGDVLNPQAVTAVQACLPQVTVINGYGPTENTTFTCCYPVPADQDISAGVPIGRGVQGDHILVLSPQGRQLPQGVVGELCVGGDGLALGYLNQPQLSKERFITNPYFSEPGQAAELYRTGDLVRFKPDGLVEYVGRIDDQIKIRGFRVELGEIEAALNADERVAQSLVMVNKARGLIVAYVEPHSQQQTDDLTEQLMASLSASLPPYMVPSAWQLITAWPLTANGKIDRKALPDIALTAMTDEYVAPQTALEQQLVDVVARLLEVESDSISMSANFFDLGGHSLLMMRLLSEIKAHWQIELSVAEVFECQYLGEVAELIHGEVALRSAFDDSDIDEDEEVLEI, encoded by the coding sequence ATGAAACCGCAACAGTTAGTAAGTCTGCTTCAGGACAAGTTGATTTTGGTGAGTGCCTCTGATGGGGCGCTCGTAGTCGAAGCTGAAAAGGGCGCAGTCACCGCAGAGATAGCGCAGCTGATCAGAGATAATAAAACACAATTGCTGGCTTATTTGAGTGACAGCGAAGCACAACCTAAGCGCGAGGCCGTTACGCCGCGCGCTGAACAATATCAGACCTTAGCACCGTTGTCGTTTTCACAGCGCCGGTTATGGTTTATCGACCAGCTGCAACAGGGGTCGGCACAATATAATATGCCAGCCCTGATGACGGTCACGGGGGAGCTGGATCTGGCGGTGGCTGAACGTGCCTGTCAGGCCATTATCCGCCGTCATGAAATACTGCGCACTGTGGTGGTTGATGGTGAAAACGGAGCCCGGCAGCATATTCGTGACGAGGTGACGTTTGCTATCGCCCAGAGCGATTTGACCACACTGGAGGCAAGTGCACGTTCGGCGCAGCTCGAAGCCCTGATTGAGGAGGAGCTGAATACCCCGTTTGATCTGACGCAGGACGTGATGATGCGGGCACGTTATATTTTGCTTGCGGATCCGGGTAGCGCGCAGCAAGACGGGATGTTGCTGTTCAATATGCATCATATTGCGTCTGATGGCTGGTCAATTGAATTGCTCAGTCAGGAGTTTCTGACTTTATATCGGGCGTTTGCACAAGGGGCAGAGAACCCCTTACCTGAGCTGGCGATTCAGTACGCTGATTATGCGCTGTGGCAGCAAACCTGGTTGCAGGAAAACGTACTGGAATCTCAATTATCATACTGGCAGGAAACATTAGCCGACGCGCCCTCGGTCCATAGCCTGCCGCTGAAACAAGCGCGCCCGGAAGAAAAGCAAAGTGCTGCCGGGTGTCAGAGTTTCTGTCTTAACAGTACGCTAAGCCAGCAGCTCACGACCGTGGCGCAGCGTAATGAGATGTCGCCTTTTATGCTGGTACACAGTGCGTTGAGCTGGGTGCTGGCACAACACAGTAATCAGCAGGATATTCTGATCGGCACACCGGTTGCCAACCGATTGCAAAGCGAACTGGAGCCGCTGATCGGCTTTTTCGTCAATAATCTGGTACTCAGAACTCAAACGCAACACGCTACGCTCGGTGACTATTTTGCTCACGTGCGTGAAGTGCATCGGGACGCGCAGGACAATCAGGATGTGCCTTTTGAGCAGTTAGTCGAGCGTTTGAATGTCGAGCGCAGCCTGTCGCACGATCCACTGTTTCAGATCATGTTGTCCATGGACAGTGACTTTGGAGTAAGCGATCAGTCTGATGTTGGACTGGATGGACTGCGTTTTGGACAGTACGAGCGCGAGATTGTGTCACTGAAGTACGACATAGATATCGACATTACCCCACAGGACGGAGGCTACGTACTGCGCTGGACTTATGATCTGGCGTTGTTTGATGCCGACTATATTGCAACTTTGAATCGCCATCTGATCCGGGCAATTCATCTGTTCAGTAATAGCCTTGCCAGCACGGCGTTGGCTCAATTGAGTTTGATGGACACACAAGAGCAACAGGCCTATCTGACAGATTTATGTGGGCCGAGCGTGGCTTTGTCTGCGGTGCCGGTGCACCAGCTCATTGAAACACGCGCCGCACAATGTGACGCGCGCATTGCCGTCAAGAACCATGAGGGCACACTGAGTTATCAGCAGTTGAATGAACGTGCCAACCAGCTGGCCCATTATTTACGCGCCGAGCATCAGGTGGGCCCGGATACCCTGGTGGGTCTGTGTGTGGGCCGTTCGCTGGAGATGATGGTGGCGGTGCTGGCGATCCTCAAAGCAGGCGGTGCCTATGTGCCGCTGGACCCGGAATACCCGCAGGAACGTTTAGCGTATATGGTCGAAGACACCGGTTTGTCTGTGGTGCTGACTCAGCAAAAAGCCGCCGGGATCCTGAACGACTTTAACGTCACGGCTGTGCTGCTGGATAACGCCAGCCAGTTTGCAAACTACCCGGTCAGCAACCCGGACGTTACCCTGAACCCTGATAGCCTGGCCTATGTGATGTACACCTCGGGCTCAACCGGTAATCCTAAGGGCGTGATGATAAGTCATCATAACCTGATCAACTTTGCCGCGAACTGTGAGCAGCGCTACGAAATCACCGAAGCCGACAATGTGTTGCAGTTCTCTACCATGAACTTCGATATTTTCGTCGAGGAATGGCTGGCGACGTTGACTCAGGGCGCTACTCTGGTGCTGCGCGACGAAGACGTATCGCTGAGCCGCGAGGCCTTTATCGCCTTCTGCGACAGCCATGCCATCAGCGTGGCCAGCTTACCCACGGCGTTCTGGCATATGCTGGCGCTGAGCGAAGCGGAGCTTGAATCCCTGGCACTGCGACTGGTGATTGTCGGCGGTGAGGCGCTGGATAAACAATCGGTGGCTTCCCTTAAACCAGGCTTTGTGTTGCTTAATACCTATGGTCCGACCGAGACCACAGTCACGGCATCCGGCTATGCTATCAGTGGCGGGTACGATGACCCGCGGGCGGTGCCCATTGGCCGCGCCAATGTGAATACTGCGACCCTGGTACTCAGCGAGCAGCTGACGTTATGCCCGCCGGGCGTAGTGGGCGAGCTGTATGTCAGTGGTCAGTGTCTGGCCAGTGGTTATCTGCATCAAAGCGAACTCACTGCTGAGCGCTTTATTGATAACCCGTATTGTGATCCGGCCAACCCGGCGCTGAGCGCGCGGTTATATAAAACCGGTGACTTAGTGCGTATCGGTGTAGACGGCGAAATCGAGTTTGTCGGACGCAGCGATGATCAGGTCAAGATCCGAGGTTTCCGGGTCGAGCTGGGTGAGATAGAAACCCAGCTGATGAGTTATGCAGAGGTGGAGTCTGCGGTGGTATTGGCCGAGGCCGGTAAGCAAGGTGGTAAGGTACTCCGCGCTTTTGTGAAGGCAGAGAGCGAGCAGACCAACGACTTAATTGATGCACTGCAACAACATTTGAGCGGCAACCTGCCGGATTACATGGTGCCGTCGGCCTATAGCTTTGTTAATCAGTGGCCGCTGACGGCCAATGGCAAGCTGGACAAGCGAGCATTGCTGGCTTTGCCGGCTAAAACGGTGGAGCAGCCTTATCAGGCACCTCAAACCGACGCCGAGAAAATGGTGGTCGACATCGTCGCGTCGCTGTTGTCGCTGGACGTCGATAAGGTGGGTGTCCATGCTAATTTCTTCGCGCTGGGCGGCCACTCATTGCTGATTATGCAGCTGGTCAGTCAGCTGCGGGCACGTCAGTATCAGGCTGATGTGCAGGCCTTGTTCAGGGCACACACGCTACAGGACATGGCACGCCAGGTTTGGGCACTTGGGAGTGAGGAATCAAGTTGTGTGCCCGCCAATTTAATTCCGGCGGATTGCAGCAAAATCACCCCACAGATGGTGACGCTCACTGAGCTGGATGAGCAACAGCTTACGGATATTGCCCAGACTATTCCCGGTGGCATGGTCAATATTCAGGACATCTACCCGCTGGCACCGCTGCAAGAAGGCGTGCTGTTTGTACACACCATGAGTGAAGGGCAGGACCCGTATGTTACCAGCACCACGTTTGAGTTCGACAGCCGCGAGTCTCTTGAGCGCTTTAAGTGGGCACTGAATACGCTGATTGCCCGCCACGATGTGCTGCGCACCGCCATCCTGTGGCGCAACCGCACCACTGCACTTCAGGTGGTACAGCGTGAGGTAGCGCTGCCCGTGACTGAGCTGGACTTCAGCGGGGAAGCGGATGTCCGGGCCGCGTTCAGTGCACATGTGGCTGAACAGCCGCTGTGGATTGAGCTGGAAAATGCGCCGCTGCTGCAACTGAGCGTGTGCGAAGACGCCGCGCAGGGTAAGCATTATGCGCTGTTGTGTGAGCATCACCTGATCTCAGATCACGTGTCGCTGGAAATTCTGGTGCATGAGTTGACGGCGCTGCTGCACGGCAATGAAGCGAGCCTGGCTGAGCCGGTGCCCTACCGGGAATTTGTCGGTCGCACACTGGCACGCACAGCGAGTCTGGATACTGAGGCCTTTTTCACTCAGATGCTGGGTGAGGTCAGCGAACCAACATTGCCTTATGGTCTGACAGACGTACTAAACGACGGCTCGGGCATTGAGACCGTGCATGTCACGCTGGATGACGCACAGGCGCAGCGCATTCGCCGCCTGACCCGTCAGTATCACAGCAGCCCGGCGGCACTGTTCCATCTGGTCTGGGCCAAAGTACTGGGGGTGTGTAGTGGTCAGTCGGAGGTGGTGTTCGGTACTGTCTTATCCGGCCGTATGAGCGACGATGGCCTGAGCAGCCAGCTGATGGGGATGATGATCAACACCCTGCCGCTGCGGGTGTCGCTGAGTGAGCAGGATGCGATGAGCCTGCTGGCACAGATTAATGATGACCTGCGTGCCTTGATGCCGTACGAGCAGGTGTCGCTGGCCGAGGCGCAGCGTTGCAGCGGCGTGAGTGGTCAGCTGCCCCTGTTCAGTGCGATGCTGAACTACCGCCATTCGGCGACAGAGGAGTCGCAGCTGGAGCAGGATGCCGGATTTAGAGTCATCAGTAGTGAAGAGCGCACCAACTATCCGTTCAACCTCTCGGTGGATGATTTCGGCGATGGCTTTGGGTTTGAGCTGCAGGTAGATAAACGTGCCCCGGCGGCGCGCATTGCACAGTATCTGCAAGTGACCCTGACTCAGGTGCTGGATTTACTGGATAGCCAGAGCAGCACTGCGGTACAGAGTCTGTGTGTGCTGGATGAGGCGGAGCGCCAGCAGCAGCTACATAACTGGAATGACACTGCGCTGGATTATCCGCGTGAGCTGTGTATTCACGAACTGTTTGAGCAGCAGGCAGCTACCACGCCGGAGCAGATTGCGCTGTGCTTTGGTGAGCAGACTCTGAGCTATGGTGAGCTCAATAGCAGAGCTAACCAATTGGCCCATTATCTGCGCGCGGAGCACAATATCGGACCGGATTCGTTAGTGGGCTTGTGTGTCGAGCGCTCACTGGAAATGGTGATCGGGATTTGGGGTATCCTCAAAGCCGGTGGCGCTTATGTGCCGCTGGACCCCGAGTTGCCTCCGGCACGCCTGGCTTACCTGGTTGAAGATGCCAATGCGGCTGTGGTACTCAGCACAGCTGTGGTTGCCGGGCGAGTGAGCCTTGGTGAAGCAAGCGTTACGCGACTGGATGAGTTCGATTTTAGCGCTTATCCGGATACCAATATTGCAGTGAGTGACATTGGTCTGAATGCTCGCAATCTTGCCTATACCATTTACACGTCAGGCTCCACCGGGCTGCCTAAAGGCGTGCTGGTTGAGCATCAGGCGCTGCATAACCGCATCGACTGGATGGACAACGAATACGGTTGTGGCCCGGACGACAGAATTTTGCAAAAGACCCCTTACAGTTTCGATGTATCTGTATGGGAATTCGTCTGGCCTATGCTCAAAGGCGCGGAGCTGGTGATTGCCAAACCTGGTGGTCATAAAGAACCGGAATATCTAAGCGAGCTGATCGTGGCCGCGGGGATCACCAAACTACACTTTGTTCCCTCTATGCTGGGTGTGATGCTGGAGCATGGCGATCTTGCTCGTTGTACGTCTATTAATCAGGTGTTCTGTAGTGGTGAAGCGCTGCAGATCAGCCATGTTGAACAGTTCAGAGCGAGTTTACCTTCGGCACAACTGCACAACTTATATGGTCCGACCGAAGCGGCCATTGATGTCAGCTACTGGGATTGCAGCCAGCCACATGGCAGCAGCGTGCCGATTGGGAAACCAATCCAGAATATCCAGCTGGTGATCCTGGATGAGGCCCTTAACCTGCTACCACAAGGTGCCTGTGGTGAGCTGCACATCGGCGGTGAAGGTCTGGCGCGCGGCTATCATAACCGCCCCGAGCTGACTGCCGAGCGGTTTATTGATAATCCGTTTGAGGATACATTGCCAAGCTCGCGACTCTATAAAACCGGCGATCTGGTGCGCTTTCGTGATGATGGCGCCATAGAATATATGGGTCGGATGGACCATCAGGTAAAAATTCGCGGATTGCGCATTGAGCTGGGTGAAATTGAATATCATATCGGCGAGCATCACGAAGTTGATTCGGCACTGGTGATGGCGTTGTCAGATACGCAGGGCAACCAGCGTTTGGTTGCCTACGTTAAACCGCTTACTGAGCAGGTGCAAGCGGCGCAACAGACGCTGATAGCGTCGATTGTTGAGACACTGGGTCTGTCATTAGCTGAGTACATGATCCCAACCAGTTTCGTGTTGATTGACGAATGGCCACAAACCCCTAACGGTAAGATTGACCGCAAGGCGCTGCCAGCGCCTGAACACGCGGATTTAAGTAGCGATTATGTGGCACCACAGGGCGATACCGAGCGTACGCTGGCGGCAATCTGGGCTGATGTCCTGAACCTGCCGGTAGAGCAAATTAGCCGTGATGCTAACTTTTTTGCTCTGGGTGGCCACTCTTTATTGGTCATGCAGCTACTGTCCCGGGTTAAACAGCTGGGTTATCAGTGCCAGGCGCAGGCCTTGTTTAAGGCGGGTAGCCTGAGTGTGATGGCAGCGCATCTGGACGCACAACCCCAGGTTGAATTTGAATTCAGCGTGCCTCAAAACCTGATCCCCGAGCAGGCGAGCACCATTACCCCGGATATGTTGCCTTTGATTGAACTGACACAGGACAGCATAGACAGCCTGATTGCGCAGGTGCCCGGTGGCGCTGCAAACGTGCAGGATATGTATCCACTGGCACCGCTGCAAGAAGGGGTGCTGTTTGTGCACACGCTGAACCAGCAGCACGACCCTTATGTCAGTACCATGGCGTTTGAACTGGCGGATGATTCGCAACTGGCACAACTCAAAGCTGAGCTGAACTTTGTGATCCAGCGCCATGATGTGCTGCGTACCGCGATTTTCTGGCGTGGTCGTGCGCAGGCAGTGCAAGTTGTACTGCGTGAGGCACAACTGCCCGTCTCTGAGTTAGCGTTCGAGCGCGCAAAGATAAAAGCGCAGTTTGAAGACTATGTGGCCAATGCCGCGCATGGCTTTGAGCTGGAGTCTGCACCGTTGATCCAACTGATGGTGTCACCACAGGACGAGCAGGGCAGAATTTATGCATTGCTGAAGTTCCATCACCTGATCACCGATCATGTCTCTTTGGAAATATTGCTCTCAGAGCTGGGTGCACAAAACAAGGCTGAATTACCCGCACCACTGCCTTATCGTGACTTTATCGCCCGTTCAATGGCACAAAGCACTAAGCTGGATACGGCGGCGTTTTTCACCGAGCAGCTCGGCGACATTGATACCCCAACTTTGCCATTTGGTTTGTCCCAGGTGACCGGAGACGGCAATGCGGTAGCGGAATATAGCACGACGCTTGATATGGCGTTGTCGCAGCAGATCCGGGCATTATCGAGACACCTGCAATGCAGCCCGGCTGCGCTATTCCACCTTGCCTGGGCACAGGTATTGAGCACCAGCACAGGCCGTGATGAGGTGGTATTTGGTACTGTGATGTCAGGGCGCATGAATGGTATGCCTGGTATAGAAAACATGATGGGCATGTTGATCAATACTTTGCCGCTGCGCGTTTCGCTGGGACAGCAAAGTGCTCAGGATGCCCTGAGAGAAGTTAACGACGCACTGCAGGCATTGCTGCCTTACGAGCAGGTGTCGCTGGCAGAAGCGCAAAGCCACAGTGCCATCAGCGGTAATACGCCGCTGTTCAGTGCGATCCTCAACTACCGTCATACCGGGCATGATGCCGCACAGGAGCAGGCTGCGTCTCACCGTGATGAGGGGGCCCCGAGTTTGCTTAGTACCCGTGAGCGTACCAATTACCCATTTGATCTGTCTGTTAACGATCTGGGCGAGCAGGCCAGCTTTACGCTGGACTTCCAGATTGAGCAAACTGTTGAGGCGACGCGCATTGCTGACTGGATGGAAACAGCACTGCATGGGTTGGTGAATGCACTGCAAGATAATAGCAATCAGCCCGTGTCGACGCTGACGGTCTTACCGCCTGCTGAGATAGCGCTGCAAGATACGTGGCAGAGTGAGCGAGCTAACTATCCGCGGCTGTCTTGTATTCATGAGTTGTTTGAGTTGCAGGCTGCGGCAACACCTAATGAGGTGGCAGTGCAGCTGAATGACCAGATGCTTAGTTATGGTGAGTTGAATGCGCGTGCTAACCAGCTGGCGCTGTATCTGCGAGAAACACATCAGATTGGTGCAGGTGCGTTAGTCGGTTTGTGTCTGGGCCGCTCTGTGGAGATGCTGGTTGCAACCCTGGCGATTCTGAAAGCCGGTGGCGCTTATGTCCCGCTGGATCCAACTTATCCGGAATCTCGCCTGGCCTATATGCTTGAAGATACTCAGCTAACTGTGGTCCTGACTGAGCAGGCGCAGCATGAAGTACTGGCTTTCAGCTCGGTGGCAAAAATCACGTTAGACACCATAGATGCGCCCTGGTCTGCGCTGAGTGTATTAGATTTGCCCAGGGCTGAAGGGCTAACGGCGCAGTCGATTGCTTATGTGATTTACACGTCAGGCTCTACGGGCACGCCCAAGGGCGTGATGACACCGCACCGGGCAGTCAATCGTCTGGTGTACGACCCTAACTTTATGGCCCTGAACAACCAGACCGTGTTCCTGCAAAGCGCCAATATCGCCTTTGATGCAGCCACCCTGGAAATTTGGGGGCCACTGCTGAATGGTGGGCGCTGTGTATTGTACCCCGAGACTTATCTGTCACTGGATGGGATCAACAAGGTGTTGAGCTCGCAGGGGATTACTGCAATGTGGCTGACCTCGGGTTTATTCACGGAATGGAGCAAGGTGTGTGGCGAATTAGAGGCTGACACGTTGGCATTACAAACGGTGCTGGCCGGGGGCGATGTGCTTAATCCACAAGCTGTCACCGCTGTGCAGGCATGCCTGCCTCAGGTCACCGTGATTAATGGGTATGGTCCCACCGAAAATACCACCTTTACCTGTTGCTATCCGGTCCCGGCTGATCAGGATATCAGTGCCGGTGTGCCCATTGGTCGAGGTGTGCAGGGGGATCATATTTTGGTCCTGAGCCCGCAAGGGCGTCAATTGCCTCAAGGTGTGGTGGGGGAGCTCTGTGTGGGGGGAGATGGTCTGGCATTGGGTTATCTGAATCAGCCTCAGCTGAGTAAAGAACGGTTTATTACAAACCCCTATTTTTCTGAGCCGGGGCAAGCAGCTGAGTTGTATCGAACCGGTGATTTGGTGCGCTTTAAGCCCGATGGTTTAGTGGAATATGTGGGCCGTATTGACGACCAGATTAAGATCCGGGGTTTCCGGGTAGAGCTGGGCGAAATCGAGGCTGCACTGAATGCGGATGAGCGGGTTGCACAGTCTCTGGTTATGGTGAATAAAGCGCGAGGCCTGATAGTTGCTTATGTTGAGCCACACTCTCAGCAGCAGACTGACGACTTAACCGAGCAGCTCATGGCCAGTCTGTCTGCCAGTTTACCGCCTTATATGGTGCCTTCGGCCTGGCAATTAATTACGGCCTGGCCGCTGACTGCCAATGGCAAAATAGACAGAAAAGCACTGCCAGACATTGCGCTAACTGCCATGACTGATGAGTATGTCGCACCGCAAACCGCGCTGGAGCAACAACTGGTGGACGTGGTGGCACGCTTGCTGGAGGTGGAGTCCGATTCCATTAGTATGTCAGCGAATTTCTTCGACCTGGGCGGGCACTCTTTATTGATGATGCGACTACTTAGTGAGATTAAAGCGCACTGGCAGATTGAGTTGAGTGTGGCTGAGGTCTTTGAATGCCAGTACCTTGGCGAGGTTGCTGAGCTGATCCACGGCGAAGTAGCTTTACGCTCGGCCTTTGATGATAGCGATATTGATGAGGACGAAGAGGTGCTGGAGATCTGA
- a CDS encoding DoxX family protein, whose translation MTKLIQLFDQNTTLSHIAALLARIGLSAIFILAAMNKIQYFDGNAQYMASSGLPGELLPLVIAFELIGGLMILGGLLTRLTAIAFAGFSLVSALLFHFDLADQMQFIMFFKNVAMAGGFLALAAYGAGKFSIDQKILASQPVVTGKLA comes from the coding sequence ATGACTAAATTAATTCAACTATTCGACCAAAACACAACGCTGTCTCATATTGCTGCATTGCTTGCACGCATTGGCTTGTCGGCCATCTTTATTCTCGCAGCGATGAACAAGATCCAGTATTTTGACGGCAACGCACAGTATATGGCATCAAGCGGCCTGCCTGGCGAGTTACTGCCACTGGTCATTGCCTTTGAGTTAATCGGTGGTCTGATGATACTCGGTGGCCTGCTCACTCGTCTGACAGCCATTGCATTCGCAGGGTTTAGTCTGGTTAGTGCGCTGTTGTTCCACTTTGACCTGGCAGATCAAATGCAGTTTATTATGTTCTTCAAAAATGTTGCGATGGCGGGTGGTTTTCTGGCGCTGGCGGCCTATGGTGCGGGTAAATTCAGTATCGACCAAAAAATTCTGGCATCTCAGCCTGTGGTAACAGGTAAACTAGCTTAA